One region of Eupeodes corollae chromosome 1, idEupCoro1.1, whole genome shotgun sequence genomic DNA includes:
- the LOC129940651 gene encoding uncharacterized protein LOC129940651 isoform X8: protein MKFPDYIPNNMVGDRTTWEYHTVAVTRVPGYGFGIAVSGGRDNPHFANGDPSIAVSDVLKGGPAEDRLQVNDRIISVNGVSLENVEYATAVQVLRDSGNTVTLVVKRRVPISSTTAHQHSHSMSSVGLVQQPLTAPGINTATASPILNAPGPGQPIKVTLTKSNKKDDYGVVLGCRLFIKEISTKARDQLAANGYVLQEGDIISRIHNTNCGDTMSLKEAKKIIDGCKERLNLVVLRDITNQGVTTNVNSNHLNNSTAQSSVYSHTQQVSNCSNNLDDPYLGGGASYSSQNLYVQPPTRSSNGPIGLVDEKSNLTPRGRSRGPLMDVSLSQLDRPSTPSNGNSSRARSDEPPRPPPPRGSGAGEDFYSSRRQLYEEDPLQRSRQSAEPRFISFQKEGSVGIRLTGGNEAGIFVTAVQPGSPASLQGLTPGDKILKVNDMDMHGVTREEAVLFLLSLQDRIDLIVQYCKEEYEEVVANQRGDSFHIKTHFHCDNPSKGEMAFKAGDVFRVIDTLHNGVVGSWQVLRIGRGHQEMQRGVIPNKSRAEELATAQFNATKKEMNASESRGNFFRRRRSTHRRSKSLSRENWDDVVFSDSISKFPAYERVVLRHPGFVRPVVLFGPVSDISREKLTKDFPDKFTAPLQDDDKTNSKCRIVRLSNIRDIMDRGKHALLDITPNAVDRLNYAQFYPIVIFLKTDSKHVIKQLRHGIPKSAHKSSKKLLEQCQKLERVWSHVFSTQIVLNDTESWYRKLREAIDLQQSGAVWMSETKNPYEQSNPPQNRRQTMDTSLTSKYNYPVGPSQSMNPDSNSPPSNTRPQSLYGINAPDLPPRVDRHVKPSDVIANTPPSRTSSSGGTIARSAQERLFGKPTVTDDVQAEYVSRSTTNDSVDRTQQSSLDRQQRLNSVVASPLKPTQQNGSAYDSVSSYDSYNTTQLASIQNVRLGPNAPDDLKSVPNANVGRPGGMNSNVPEFRSAHDHHTRNFIGANDLNRQSSPGRPQYHDLTSARNIDPRNAALNTPARPSNLGLENSPRKQVLETKTDYGKYSRNNSASQADYSKIPKNPHGIAPPPNVNSNGNGTPNGNGGPFKPVPPPKPKNYRPPMQGSGQWENGEPGSPRSPNGFFYPPTPSHYHHSQTPGSPHTSNGSSQQNHIYGTSSGSGGGGHYNGSNQQTSYVQPNGYNGSGHPYSGGGGQQYMHRSHPPPITNLPPHTPERHALDLAGSREQRGSAFELYRKPQIGAAGHHHNMSDMEPYDERYNNYYQVPQHPSRAVYPSDPANNVAAYHQHQQYYNMYPNSPPPPLPKVKKKSVLKSPLTAIKNALIKSTRPLRRMNSMVEQDKKSKPLRRQYSMMERGIGRLQYPDDYPTYPAAMHDPRIPYNGGRATSVPPRDQYYAREQEDMNSTYQNLESEDIYGNIAPAQSRQAYDDLYSNRALIDLERRQAEMIAANRGGGRRIIRRHSTSVADRGYDPRRKPNQRIQSPEAYACEDIYQSRQGAYMLTEPRRPPNSEVMTRRRFYPDQMDISEDHIYQTRREVQRNQIYQSKKEMQERITAGKKDIEREFSPPSSSQSERDDKSERDSIYQSRREVKESGLKTRSQLREQIYQTRREAMESMAEPIYVSKRDVVRPEPIYETKEESSILASGENETDEKKEEKTDSTVIVNGNGGESNGSSQEETLNNSKQSDLQLSADTVIEKTVIPALAAASLAEPEDDDEFDEDEEEDEEETRDEEEACEAVEPLKPLNSPTAATRSPYHKPNMRRTAASRTSLETQYTSQASLPIGPPNATSTPYASDMSLPMAGPVAAPTISGGSTSQRFPTVPREPTTTKGIFDHNGGTLADNFWNVSLQIPPGAIPLGVKQEIYFTVSDPRMGETVGGPPLDMENGETMLSPLVMCGPQGLEFLVPVTLNIPHCAGRTASLGLALKATDSEKNLHTEWDNIDLPSNAAAHTVSVKVDHF, encoded by the exons ATGAAATTTCCAGACTATATACCAAACAATATGGTG ggTGACAGAACTACATGGGAGTACCATACAGTTGCAGTGACAAGAGTACCCGGATACGGATTCGGTATCGCTGTATCAGGAGGTCGAGATAATCCACATTTTGCTAATGGTGATCCCTCCATAGCTGTGAGTGATGTACTCAAAGGTGGACCAGCAGAAGATCGATTGCA agtTAATGACCGTATCATCTCAGTCAATGGTGTAAGTTTGGAAAACGTCGAATACGCCACCGCTGTTCAAGTACTGCGCGATAGTGGAAACACTGTTACACTTGTAGTTAAACGCAGAGTTCCCATCAGCAGCACAACAGCCCATCAACACTCGCACAGTATGAGCTCAGTAGGTTTGGTACAGCAACCCTTAACAGCCCCCGGGATTAATACTGCGACTGCTTCACCAATTCTAAATGCACCCGGCCCTGGACAGCCCATTAAGGTCACTCTtaccaaatcaaacaaaaaagatgacTATGGAGTAGTCCTTGGTTGTCGACTTTTTATAAAG GAAATTTCTACAAAAGCGCGTGATCAACTTGCGGCTAATGGTTACGTCTTGCAAGAAGGCGATATAATTAGTAGAATACACAATACAAATTGTGGTGACACAATGAGCCTCAAAGAAGCCAAAAAGATTATCGATGGGTGCAAAGAACGTCTAAATTTGGTTGTGCTTCGAGATATTACAAATCAAGGAGTGACAACAAATGTGAATAGcaatcatttaaataattcgACAGCTCAATCTTCGGTGTATTCACACACGCAGCAGGTTTCCAATTGCAGTAATAATTTAGATGACCCGTATTTGGGTGGGGGAGCTAGTTATTCCTCACAGAACCTTTATGTCCAGCCTCCGACACGCTCATCAAACGGTCCAATTGGATTGGTTGATGAAAAGAGTAATTTAACACCACGAGGTCGCTCACGAGGTCCCTTAATGGATGTCTCCCTGTCCCAATTAGATCGACCAAGCACTCCATCAAACGGAAATAGCTCTCGAGCTAGATCGGATGAGCCCCCAAGGCCTCCGCCACCGCGAGGTAGTGGAGCTGGTGAAGATTTCTACAGCTCCCGAAGGCAGTTGTATGAGGAAGACCCCCTTCAGAGGTCCCGACAATCAGCTGAACCCAGATTTATTTCCTTTCAAAAAGAAGGAAGTGTTGGAATTCGATTAACTGGAGGAAATGAAGCTGGAATTTTCGTGACAGCGGTTCAGCCAGGTAGTCCCGCTTCACTGCAAGGTCTTACACCTGGTGATAAGATTCTTAAAGTGAATGATATGGATATGCATGGTGTAACTAGAGAAGAAGCAGTTCTCTTTCTTCTCAGTCTCCAAGATAGAATCGATCTAATTGTGCAGTATTGCAAAGAAGAATATGAAGAAGTAGTTGCAAATCAGCGCGGTGATTCTTTCCACATAAAAACTCATTTCCATTGCGATAATCCGTCCAAAGGAGAGATGGCTTTTAAGGCTGGTGATGTCTTTCGAGTAATTGATACACTTCACAATGGAGTAGTTGGTTCGTGGCAAGTACTCAGGATTGGGCGTGGCCATCAGGAAATGCAGCGTGGAGTGATTCCTAATAAATCACGTGCTGAAGAACTAGCCACTGCACAATTTAATGCAACAAAGAAGGAAATGAATGCCTCCGAATCCAGAGGAAACTTCTTTAGGCGCAGGAG GTCAACACATCGACGCTCCAAGAGTCTCTCCCGTGAAAATTGGGATGATGTTGTCTTCTCTGACTCCATCTCTAAGTTCCCAGCCTACGAACGAGTAGTTCTGCGCCATCCGGGCTTTGTTCGTCCTGTTGTTCTTTTTGGACCCGTTTCGGATATATCCCGTGAAAAGCTGACCAAAGATTTTCCAGATAAATTTACTGCTCCATTGCAAGATGACGACAAGACAAACTCTAAATGTCGCATAGTTAGACTATCAAACATTCGTGACATAATGGATCGTGGAAAACATGCCTTACTTGACATTACACCAAATGCAGTAGATCGTCTTAATTATGCTCAGTTTTATCCTATAGTAATTTTCCTTAAAACAGACAGTAAGCATGTCATCAAACAATTACGTCATGGTATTCCAAAGTCTGCACATAAAAGTTCTAAGAAACTCTTAGAACAATGTCAAAAGCTAGAACGTGTTTGGTCACATGTCTTTAGCACTCAAATTGTACTCAATGATACTGAATCATGGTACCGAAAGTTGCGTGAAGCAATCGATTTACAACAAAGCGGTGCTGTTTGGATGTCAGAGACCAAG aaTCCATATGAACAGTCGAATCCCCCACAAAATCGTCGCCAAACTATGGACACTAGTCTTACGAGTAAATATAATTATCCTGTCGGACCGAGTCAATCGATGAATCCCGATTCTAATAGTCCTCCATCAAATACACGACCACAATCGCTGTATGGCATCAACGCTCCAGATCTACCGCCACGTGTCGATCGGCATGTCAAACCTTCGGACGTAATTGCAAATACACCGCCGTCCCGCACAAGCAGTTCTGGTGGAACAATTGCTCGATCTGCTCAGGAACGTCTCTTTGGAAAACCTACTGTAACCGATGATGTCCAAGCTGAATATGTTTCAAGATCAACAACCAACGATTCAGTGGACCGCACTCAACAAAGTTCTCTGGATCGACAGCAAAGATTGAATTCTGTAGTAGCAAGTCCACTTAAGCCCACTCAACAAAATGGTTCGGCTTATGATAGTGTTTCTAGTTATGATTCATACAATACAACACAATTGGCTAGCATTCAAAACGTAAGGCTGGGACCGAACGCACCAGATGATCTAAAGTCAGTACCGAATGCAAA tgTTGGACGTCCAGGTGGCATGAATTCTAATGTTCCAGAATTTAGGAGTGCACATGATCATCATACAAGGAACTTTATAGGAGCAAATGATCTCAATCGACAAAGCAGCCCTGGAAGACCTCAGTATCATGACCTTACTTCGGCGCGCAATATAG ATCCGCGAAATGCAGCGTTAAACACACCTGCAAGGCCGTCCAATCTGGGTCTCGAAAATAGTCCGCGAAAGCAAGTTCTCGAAACAAAAACTGATTATGGCAAATACAG CCGAAATAATTCAGCATCTCAAGCCGATTATTCGAAAATTCCTAAAAATCCACATGGTATTGCTCCACCACCGAATGTCAATTCAAACGGAAATGGGACTCCAAATGGAAATGGAGGACCATTCAAACCAGTACCACCACCTAAGCCGAAGAACTATCGTCCCCCAATGCAGGGAAGTGGACAATGGGAAAATGgg GAACCCGGGTCTCCAAGATCACCAAATGGATTTTTCTATCCTCCAACACCTTCGCATTATCATCATTCACAAACTCCTGGTTCACCACACACATCAAATGGCTCAAGTCAACAGAACCATATTTATGGTACTAGCAGCGGGAGCGGTGGTGGGGGTCATTATAACGGAAGTAACCAACAAACATCTTACGTTCAGCCAAATGGATACAATGGTAGTGGGCATCCTTATTCGGGAGGAGGTGGACAACAATACATGCATCGTAGTCATCCTCCGCCTATTA CTAACCTTCCCCCACATACTCCTGAACGACATGCTCTCGATTTGGCTGGCAGTCGAGAACAACGTGGATCGGCTTTTGAGTTATATCGTAAACCGCAAATTGGAGCTGCTGGGCACCATCATAATATGAG CGATATGGAGCCGTATGACGAGCGGTATAATAACTACTATCAAGTCCCACAACATCCTTCTCGTGCTGTTTATCCATCAGATCCTGCTAATAATGTAGCCGCatatcatcaacatcaacaatatTATAACATGTATCCAAattcaccaccaccaccattaCCGAAGGTGAAAAAGAAATCTGTTCTCAAATCTCCTCTAACTGCGATCAAAAACGCTCTAATTAAGTCCACTCGACCTTTGCGGCGAATGAACAGCATGGTTGAGCaagataaaaaatcaaaacctctAAGAAGACAATATTCCATGATGGAAAGGGGAATAGGACGGCTTCAATATCCCGATGATTATCCAACCTATCCCGCAGCGATGCATGACCCAAGAATTCCATATAATGGTGGTCGGGCAACAAGTGTTCCTCCACGAGATCAGTACTACGCCCGCGAACAGGAAGATATGAATAGCACGTACCAAAACCTTGAAAGTGAGGACATATATGGAAACATAGCTCCTGCTCAAAGTAGACAAGCATACGATGACTTGTATTCGAATAGAGCTTTGATAGATCTTGAAAGAAGACAGGCAGAGATGATAGCTGCAAATAGAGGCGGCGGGCGTCGAATTATTCGTCGTCATAGTACAAGTGTTGCAGATCGTGGCTATGATCCACGTCGTAAGCCTAACCAACGCATACAAAGTCCTGAAGCTTACGCTTGCGAGGATATATATCAAAGTCGACAGGGTGCTTATATGTTAACCGAGCCAAGAAGGCCTCCAAACTCTGAAGTTATGACTCGACGTCGTTTCTATCCCGATCAAATGGATATATCAGAAGATCACATCTATCAGACCCGAAGGGAAGTTCAACGTAACCAAATATATCAGTCGAAAAAAGAGATGCAAGAACGCATCACTGCAGGTAAGAAGGATATCGAAAGAGAATTTAGTCCGCCCAGTAGTAGTCAATCGGAACGTGATGATAAATCGGAACGAGACTCCATTTATCAGTCCCGTAGAGAAGTAAAGGAAAGCGGTCTAAAGACAAGATCACAGCTTCGGGAACAGATCTACCAAACGCGCCGCGAGGCAATGGAATCGATGGCTGAGCCCATTTATGTGTCGAAAAGAGATGTGGTTAGGCCTGAGCCTATTTACGAGACTAAAGAAGAATCTAGTATATTGGCATCGGGGGAAAATGAAACCGATgagaagaaagaagaaaaaacagacAGCACAGTAATTGTAAATGGAAATGGTGGAGAAAGTAATGGTTCCTCTCAAGAAGAAACCCTAAATAATTCGAAACAGTCAGATCTGCAGCTATCTGCGGACACAGTGATAGAAAAAACAGTTATTCCAGCTCTAGCCGCAGCAAGTCTTGCTGAGCCAGAAGACGATGATGAGTTCGATgaggacgaagaagaagacgaagaagaaactCGTGATGAAGAAGAAGCTTGCGAGGCTGTAGAACCACTCAAACCCTTAAATTCACCAACTGCAGCAACACGATCACCTTACCACAAACCGAACATGCGTCGCACCGCTGCATCACGAACTTCACTTGAAACTCAATACACATCTCAAGCTAGTCTACCTATAGGACCGCCAAATGCAACTAGCACACCCTATGCCAGTGATATGTCACTGCCAATGGCTGGGCCCGTCGCAGCACCAACAATTTCTGGAGGGTCTACGAGCCAAAGATTTCCCACAGTGCCTCGAGAGCCTACGACAACAAAAGGAATTTTCGATCACAATGGAGGCACCTTAGCGGATAATTTCTGGAATGTTTCACTTCAGATTCCACCAGGTGCGATACCTCTAGGTGTCAAACAAGAGATCTATTTTACAGTTAGTGATCCACGAATGGGTGAAACAGTTGGCGGACCGCCTTTGGATATGGAAAATG GTGAAACAATGCTATCACCTTTAGTGATGTGCGGCCCTCAAGGCTTGGAGTTCCTTGTTCCAGTTACATTAAACATCCCTCACTGCGCCGGTCGAACAGCTTCCTTGGGACTCGCTCTCAAGGCCACCGATAGCGAAAAAAATCTCCACACCGAATGGGATAACATTGATTTACCAAGTAATGCAGCCGCACATACAGTTTCAGTGAAAGTCgaccatttttga